The genomic segment GATACGCCTGAAAGTGCAGGTTGTGCCTGCCCTGCATATTGTTTATGAAGATGTTCTACTTCTAAGAAACTCAGCAGCATGGGAGTTTTTTTAGTTATCGTCTGTGGCCGTTACCGGTTCAAATTTACCTTCGGTGGCTGTAACTACTGCCGCTACGGTAATATCGCCGGTAATATTCACAACGGTACGCATCATATCCAAGATTCTATCCACCGCCACAATCAGCGCAATACCTGCCGAAGGCACCTGAATAGATTCCAACACAATTACCAGCATTACCATACCTGCACCGGGTACACCCGCCGAGCCAATGGAAGCAAGTGTTGCCGTCAGCAGAATCATCAACTGGTCAGTTATGGTGAGGTCTATGCCCAATGCCTGTGCAATAAACACAGCCGCTACACCCTGATACAAACTTGTACCATCCATATTGATAGTAGCACCTAATGGCAGAATGAAACTGGTCATCTCTTCGGGAATGCCCAAACCTTCCTGACAACGTTTCATGGTAACGGGCAATGTGGCATTGCTCGAGCTCGTACTGAAACCTACTAACTGCGCGGCGCGAATGGCGCGGAAAAATTGCATGTAGCCGATTTTCGCCACCGAGCGAAACAGTATGGGATAGAACAGGTAGGCATGAATGAAAAGACCGATGATTACGCAGGCCGTGTACCAAGCAAGCCCGCTTAACAAACTGGCTGCCTGTGAAATATCATCGCCGGCAATTTCCACAATCAGCGAACCGATGAGTGCAAATACGCCTACGGGAGCAAGCAGCATAATAAAATCTACAATCTGGATAATGGCATCGTTGAGCGCATCAAAAAATGCCACAAGTGTATTGCGCTTCTCCGGCGCTATTTTGATAAGTGCCACCCCCATAATCATGGCAAAAAACACTACTTGCAACATGCGGGTATTATCAGCCGCCGCACTGGTGATGTTGTCGGGGAAAATATCTACCAACGGCTGCAAAATCGGGCGTTCTTTTAATTTGGCAACCGTATTTACACTGCTTGAAGTCTTATCGGTATAAACGCTCATCAGTTGCTGCCGTGTAGCCTCGGGCAAGCGCTCGCCGGGTTTTACAAGGTTGGCAATGGTTAAGCCAATCGTAATGGCAACTACTGTGGTGCCTATGTAAATGGCTATGGTTTTACCGCCAATGCGGGACAGTTTGCGAATGTCGTGCAAACTTGCCACCCCCACAATCAGAGATGCCAACACCAACGGCACGGCAATCATTTTCAGTAAGGTTACAAAAATTGTCCCTAATGGTTTGATAAACTCTATGGTCAGAGAAGCGGGAAATTTAAACCAAGCACTCGCCAGCCCCCAAAACAGCCCCAACACAAGCCCTATGAGAATCTGAACGTACAACGGCAACTTTTTTGTTTTCATTTGAATTGAATTACTGCACTATGACACAATAACAACCAAGGGGTAAAACCCTGAAAATATCCCGCAATTTGGCAGTAAAATTTTGAAATCAGAAACTAATTCGCATATTTCAACTGCCGATAAGCACCTCGTTGCAATATCCGATGTGTGCATTTTACCCTCGGCAGGCGCGAAACAGGCTTGTTTATCTTTTTGCAATGATTTTTTATCTTTCCAGCCTGATTGGCTATGAAAAATACTATTCCCCCTCCTGCCGATGGTTTGGCAGGCCTCTCACAATACTACAAAACCGATGTTGTTTCGGGTTTTTTGGTCTTTCTTATTGCTTTGCCACTGTGTTTAGGAATTGCCATGGCCAGTGGTTTCCCGCCACTGGCAGGAGTACTGACGGCTATTGTAGGCGGTTTGTTAGTCGGGCTGTTTGCAGGCTCGCCCCTGACCATTAAAGGCCCTGCGGCAGGGCTGATTGCCATTGCGTTAGGTGCAGTGGAAACCCTTGGGCAAGGCGATATGACATCGGGCTACCGCCTGACGCTGGCTGTTATTGTTGTTGCCGGAATACTACAAGTGCTGTTCGGCTTGCTGCGAGCAGGCGAATTAGGTGCGTTTTTCCCCGCATCGGCCGTACACGGCATGTTAGCCGCCATTGGCATTATTATCATCAGCAAACAGGTGCACGTGCTGTTGGGTGTAAAACCTATCGCCAAAGAGCCGCTGGAATTGCTGGCCGAAATACCGCAAAGTATTGCCAATCTCAACCCCAAAATTGCACTGATAGGCATCATCAGTTTATTGATTCTTATCACAATGCCGATGATAAAGCATCCTGCCGTGAAAAAAATACCGGCACCGCTTGTGGTTGTTCTGGTTGCCATTCCTGTTGGGCGCTTATTCAACCTTGACCATGCACATGACTACATTTTCAACGGCCGGAGCTATTCTATCAGCCCGATTTTTTTGGTCAATATGCCCGATAACATCATCAGCGGCATTACTTTTCCCGACTTTTCAAAAATTTTTACCGGCATATCGTGGCAATATATTGTCATGTTTGCGCTGGTGGGCAGTTTGGAGTCGCTCTTGACCGTGGAAGCGATAGACCATTTAGACCCATACAAGCGAAAGTCAAATGCCAATAAAGATTTGCTGGCAGTAGGTGCAGGCAATGTTGTATGTGGCCTTATTGGCGGGTTGCCCATGATTGCCGAAGTGGTACGCAGTTCGGCAAATGTTAGCAATGGAGCCAAAACACGGTGGGCAAACTGGTTTCACGGGCTGTTTCTGTTGCTTTTTGCGGCACTGCTCCCCGGCCTGATTCATCAAATTCCGCTTGCTGCACTGGCTGCCATGCTTGTATTTACAGGCTACCGTTTAACAGCCCCCACGCATTTTAAACACGCATGGGAAATCGGCAAAGAACAATTGCTCATTTTTGTGGTAACGATTGTGGCAACACTTGCAACCGACTTGCTTTTGGGCGTAGCTGCCGGCATATTAGTCAAATACCTGACGCTGTGGCTGCGCGGAGCCTCTTCGAAAAACATGTTCAAGGCACAGGTTGGCATGGAGTATCCGTCTGATAATGAAGTGATTGTTCGCATACAAAGCGATGCGCTGTTCTCCAACTATTTGCTGTTTAAGAAGAAAATAGACCACATTCCCGCAGGCAAAAAAATTATCATAGATTTCTCGCAAGCCCCTATCATAGACCACACGTTTCTTGAGCGGCTGCATCATTTGCAGCATGAATATGAACGAAACAGCGGCGAAATACATTTAATAGGCATGGAATATCACCAGCCGTTTTCGGCACATCCGCTGGCAGGACGCAGAAATATCAGCCTTGGGAAAGCCGCACAGCAAAACTCATAGAGTTGCCTTTTCCATAAGTTTTGCAAGCAATTTTCAATACAACCACCTCAATATCAACTGATTTGCCCCCAGCCTTTTTGTTGTTTGCGTTGGCGTTGCAGTTGTTGGCGGGCAGGCAAATGCTCGGGGCAGGAAAGCTCGGGGTCTTCTGCAAGAATCTCGGCGGCAGTTTCGCGGGCTGCCTGCAAAATCTTCTGGTCGCGGCTGATGTCTGCCAATCGGAGGTCTAATATGCCGCTTTGCTGAGTGCCCTCCAAGTCGCCGGGGCCGCGCAGCCGCAAATCCACATCGGCAATTTCAAAACCGTTGTTGGTGCGCACCATTGTTTCTATGCGTAGTTTGGCTTCCTTGCTGAGTTTGAAATCGGTCATCAGGACACAGTAGGACTGCTCTGCGCCGCGACCGACACGCCCGCGCAGCTGATGGAGCTGTGCCAATCCGAATTTTTCGGCATTTTCAATCACCATCACACTGGCATTGGGAACGTTTACGCCTACCTCAATTACGGTGGTAGCTACCATGATTTTGGTTTCTGCACGCACGAAACGCTGCATCTCAAAGTCTTTGTCTTGTGGCTTCATTTTGCCGTGTACGATGCTCACGGGCACATCGGGAAAAGCTCGGCAAATGCTTTCGTAGCCATCCATCAGATTTTTGTAATCCACTTTTTCCGACTCTTCAATGAGCGGATAGACCACGTAAACTTGCCTACCCAGCGCGATTTGCTGCCGCATAAAGCCGAAGACTTTCAGTCGGTGGGCATCGTAATAATGAACGGTCTGAATCGGTTTGCGACCCGCGGGCAGTTGGTCTATCACCGAAACGTCCAAGTCGCCGTAGAGGGTCATGGCCAGCGTGCGCGGAATGGGCGTAGCGGTCATCACCAGCACGTGAGGCAGCACCTGCGGGTTTTTCTCCCAAAGTTTGGCGCGTTGGGCTACCCCGAAGCGGTGTTGCTCATCAATCACGCAAAGCCCCAGATTGCCGAACTGCACCGCGTCTTCAATCAGCGCATGTGTACCGACAACGATGTGCAGGCTGCCATTTTTCAGGTCTTCCAGCAGGGGGCGGCGGTCGGCAGTTTTGGTAGAGCCTGTCAGTTTGGCAATGCGAACACCGATTTTATCGGCAAAGACTTTCAGCCCGTTGTAGTGCTGGTCGGCAAGTATTTCCGTAGGAGCCATCAGGCAGGCCTGTGCGCCGTTGTCTATCGCAATAAGCATACAAATGAAGGCTACAATGGTTTTGCCGCTGCCTACGTCGCCTTGCAGCAGGCGGTTCATCTGCCTGCCGGACTTCATATCGCCAAAAATTTCTTTGATGACGCGCTTTTGTGCATCGGTCAGGTCAAAGGGCAGATGTTTGTTGTAAAACTCTGTCAGCAGTGCCACATTGCGGAATACCTGCCCTGCGTTTTGCCGCTTGCGCGCGCCCATTTGCATCAGTAGCCGCAATTGGATAAAGAAAAATTCTTCAAACTTCATCCGCGCCAAAGCCTTGCGCAGCAGTTCGGACGTTTTTGGAAAATGCACATTGAGCAATGCCTGACGGCGCGGCATAAGTTTGTATTTCTCCATCACCGACGGCGGCAGATTTTCCTCAATTTGCTTGTAAACGGTTTCCAGCAGATTCTTTTGCAGCAAAGCAATGCCTTTGCTGTCCAAAAAGCGCTTTTTGAGTTTTTCCGTGGTAGGGTAAACGGGAGTAAGCGCTGTGGCTTCGCTTTGCCCCGCGATGTACGGCTCTATTTCGGGGTGGGCAATATTGAACCTTCTGCCAAACAGATTGGGCTTGCCGAAAACTACGTATTCAACGCCGCGTTTGAGTTTGGGCATCACCCATTGGATACCCTGAAACCAGACAAGTTCTACCGTACCCGTAGCATCGGAAAGTTGCGCAGTCAGGCGTTTTTTGTTGCCTTCGCCGTGCAATTGCACGTTATCAATCACACCGCGCAGTTGCACATAGGGGTAGTCTTCCGTGATTTCGGCAATGTCGTAAAACTTCGTACGGTCTTCGTGCCGAAACGGGTAGTGTTCCAACAAATCCCGATAGGTGAAAATCCCCAACTCTGTATTCAGCAGGGCTGCTTTTTGGGGGCCTGTGCCTTTGAGATATTCTATTTTAGTGTCTAAGATGTCAGCCAAGGCGGCAGAATTTATGCGTTCAAACCGTTATACACAATCCGCACAAAAATATACAATACTGCCATTTACAGGCTAAAAGAGTCTTACGGGGTTAGCCATTGAACGGCGCTTTCCGTGTTATCAAAGTATTTGACCGTAAATTTACCCATATCGGTCGCCTCCATGTCGTCAGTTGTTTGCTCTACCGATAGGTTGGCAATGAGTTCGCGGGGAATAATTAGTGCCATTTTTTGCAAACCGGTAGTCGCCAGCCGCGTGTTAAATGTTTTTGCCGTCCACTCTTGCAATGCAGGGACAATCACATAGGTAAAATGAAGCGTATCGCCCAGCCAGTATTTCACCTGATGTTCGCTGACAAAATCCGCCAGTTGCATCAGGATGGTTTTGTAGTCCTCTTCGGACATGTCGGCGGTAGAAGGCAGCCATTCCAGCCACAGAAGATTACGGGCTTCATCCAATTGAACTTTGACAAACCGATTGTCGAGTAAAGTAGTCATGTTTGATATCAATAAAGGTAAAAGTAATCTGATGTCGCATGTTAGATTGAAAGAACGGGGCATCAGGTTATCATAACAAATCTATAAAAATATTGCGATTGTTTGGAAACGCCGCCATGAGGAAATAATTAAAACCTGCCGGCTTGCTGTTTAGGTCGGCAGGTTTGTATGGGTCAGGAGGCTTACTAAGATTTTTCTTATCGGGTGGTAATGCGGATGATGCTGCGCTTGCCGTCTTTTTTCTCTATCTCTACCGATTTGATTGTTGAGGGTGCGATTTTATCAACATCGGCTTTAGTTGCTGCTTTGCCGTCAATAAAGTAGTCGGCATCTTCGGGGAAACGGCGTACTGAGGTAATACCATCGGGCCTGATGATAGTGATATTCTCTAATACCTTAACAGCGTTCTCTACATTTTCCAGCTGTACCTCCATGAGCCATTCATTGCGCTTGCGGAAGATGCTGTCAAGTTTAGCAAACTCATCTGTAAAGGCTTTGGGTTGATTAACATATACCTGACTGCGTACATTCTGCAATTGCTGTTTGCGGTTTTCACGGGCTTCTTTCAGTGTTTTTTGCAGCGCTTCCCGTGTTTCTTTGAGTTGCTTTTTGCTGAGTCGTTGATTTTTTTCTAACGCTTCCATTGTTTTTTCCAGCAATAGCAACTCTTTTTCCGAAGGCTCGGCAACATCAAAAAAGAAGGATGATGAGCGAAGCGTTAAACTATCTGACGGTATGATTCGCAAACGCTTACCAATTACCTGATGCGTGTCAATGCGCACGCGGATTTCAGGCGGTGCAGGTATGACCAACCACCGTCCACTGCGGCTGTCATACATAGGAGCTGAAAATTCCTTGTAATTCCATTGAAAACTGCTGCTGTCGGTGCGTACATAAAAGCGACGCATCAGGCTGTCAATCTGCTGGTTGATGGTTTTCAGGTTGT from the Rhodoflexus caldus genome contains:
- a CDS encoding dicarboxylate/amino acid:cation symporter translates to MKTKKLPLYVQILIGLVLGLFWGLASAWFKFPASLTIEFIKPLGTIFVTLLKMIAVPLVLASLIVGVASLHDIRKLSRIGGKTIAIYIGTTVVAITIGLTIANLVKPGERLPEATRQQLMSVYTDKTSSSVNTVAKLKERPILQPLVDIFPDNITSAAADNTRMLQVVFFAMIMGVALIKIAPEKRNTLVAFFDALNDAIIQIVDFIMLLAPVGVFALIGSLIVEIAGDDISQAASLLSGLAWYTACVIIGLFIHAYLFYPILFRSVAKIGYMQFFRAIRAAQLVGFSTSSSNATLPVTMKRCQEGLGIPEEMTSFILPLGATINMDGTSLYQGVAAVFIAQALGIDLTITDQLMILLTATLASIGSAGVPGAGMVMLVIVLESIQVPSAGIALIVAVDRILDMMRTVVNITGDITVAAVVTATEGKFEPVTATDDN
- a CDS encoding SulP family inorganic anion transporter, with the translated sequence MKNTIPPPADGLAGLSQYYKTDVVSGFLVFLIALPLCLGIAMASGFPPLAGVLTAIVGGLLVGLFAGSPLTIKGPAAGLIAIALGAVETLGQGDMTSGYRLTLAVIVVAGILQVLFGLLRAGELGAFFPASAVHGMLAAIGIIIISKQVHVLLGVKPIAKEPLELLAEIPQSIANLNPKIALIGIISLLILITMPMIKHPAVKKIPAPLVVVLVAIPVGRLFNLDHAHDYIFNGRSYSISPIFLVNMPDNIISGITFPDFSKIFTGISWQYIVMFALVGSLESLLTVEAIDHLDPYKRKSNANKDLLAVGAGNVVCGLIGGLPMIAEVVRSSANVSNGAKTRWANWFHGLFLLLFAALLPGLIHQIPLAALAAMLVFTGYRLTAPTHFKHAWEIGKEQLLIFVVTIVATLATDLLLGVAAGILVKYLTLWLRGASSKNMFKAQVGMEYPSDNEVIVRIQSDALFSNYLLFKKKIDHIPAGKKIIIDFSQAPIIDHTFLERLHHLQHEYERNSGEIHLIGMEYHQPFSAHPLAGRRNISLGKAAQQNS
- the recG gene encoding ATP-dependent DNA helicase RecG; amino-acid sequence: MADILDTKIEYLKGTGPQKAALLNTELGIFTYRDLLEHYPFRHEDRTKFYDIAEITEDYPYVQLRGVIDNVQLHGEGNKKRLTAQLSDATGTVELVWFQGIQWVMPKLKRGVEYVVFGKPNLFGRRFNIAHPEIEPYIAGQSEATALTPVYPTTEKLKKRFLDSKGIALLQKNLLETVYKQIEENLPPSVMEKYKLMPRRQALLNVHFPKTSELLRKALARMKFEEFFFIQLRLLMQMGARKRQNAGQVFRNVALLTEFYNKHLPFDLTDAQKRVIKEIFGDMKSGRQMNRLLQGDVGSGKTIVAFICMLIAIDNGAQACLMAPTEILADQHYNGLKVFADKIGVRIAKLTGSTKTADRRPLLEDLKNGSLHIVVGTHALIEDAVQFGNLGLCVIDEQHRFGVAQRAKLWEKNPQVLPHVLVMTATPIPRTLAMTLYGDLDVSVIDQLPAGRKPIQTVHYYDAHRLKVFGFMRQQIALGRQVYVVYPLIEESEKVDYKNLMDGYESICRAFPDVPVSIVHGKMKPQDKDFEMQRFVRAETKIMVATTVIEVGVNVPNASVMVIENAEKFGLAQLHQLRGRVGRGAEQSYCVLMTDFKLSKEAKLRIETMVRTNNGFEIADVDLRLRGPGDLEGTQQSGILDLRLADISRDQKILQAARETAAEILAEDPELSCPEHLPARQQLQRQRKQQKGWGQIS